One genomic segment of Spirochaetales bacterium includes these proteins:
- a CDS encoding prohibitin family protein encodes MKINKPVMITLGIIAAAVLMLCLFAPHQTGTTEVGVRVVKWSPFEESGVIHTIYGPGATYFFPVFINEWYTFDTKLMNMEMTATLYQGARTGGDDLLFKTIDGNDISLDVIIAYRIDPEMAPFILMNIARGNRNLEENIVRTLTRNITRDVFGELKTEDFYVAEKRTEKAEAAKRILNDFLNPYGVIVESVLPKDYRFNPEYQQAIEEKKVADQIAERLKSETNATVEEYKQRLEAAQGEVNKMVADVDGEYEKSKIAADAYYEQQKKIARAIEAEGIAEAKGIEKMVSALNSAGGKTMVKMKLAEALAGKTIYLLPFGEGGGIDLKTTDVNDLLKTYGLKKMEEGK; translated from the coding sequence ATGAAAATTAATAAACCAGTGATGATCACGCTTGGAATTATCGCCGCGGCCGTTTTGATGCTGTGTCTTTTCGCGCCCCACCAGACCGGGACGACGGAAGTGGGGGTCAGGGTCGTCAAATGGTCGCCCTTTGAAGAATCCGGAGTCATTCATACGATTTACGGACCCGGCGCCACCTATTTTTTTCCGGTGTTCATCAATGAATGGTATACCTTCGACACCAAACTCATGAACATGGAAATGACCGCGACCCTCTACCAGGGCGCGAGGACCGGGGGTGACGACCTGCTTTTCAAGACCATCGACGGAAACGACATCAGTCTGGACGTGATCATCGCCTACCGGATCGATCCCGAAATGGCGCCGTTCATTCTCATGAATATCGCCAGGGGCAACAGAAACCTCGAAGAAAATATCGTGCGCACGCTGACCAGGAATATCACCCGCGATGTGTTCGGCGAACTCAAGACGGAAGACTTTTATGTCGCCGAAAAAAGGACGGAAAAGGCGGAAGCGGCCAAAAGGATTTTGAATGATTTTTTGAATCCGTATGGTGTCATCGTCGAAAGCGTCCTCCCCAAGGATTACCGTTTCAATCCCGAATATCAGCAGGCGATAGAGGAAAAAAAGGTCGCCGACCAGATTGCCGAACGCCTCAAGTCCGAAACAAATGCGACGGTCGAGGAGTATAAACAGCGGCTGGAGGCCGCCCAGGGTGAGGTGAACAAGATGGTGGCCGATGTCGACGGCGAGTACGAGAAGTCGAAGATCGCGGCGGACGCCTACTACGAGCAGCAGAAAAAAATCGCCCGCGCCATCGAGGCTGAGGGGATCGCGGAGGCTAAAGGGATCGAGAAAATGGTTTCAGCACTGAACTCGGCTGGCGGGAAAACCATGGTAAAGATGAAACTCGCGGAGGCTTTGGCCGGAAAGACGATCTATCTACTTCCTTTCGGAGAAGGCGGGGGTATCGACTTGAAAACGACGGATGTCAATGACCTCCTGAAAACATACGGGCTGAAAAAGATGGAAGAAGGGAAGTAA
- a CDS encoding GNAT family N-acetyltransferase produces MNIKKAIMGDADDIRALFCNVYKAGHPYLFKDTIQRDIENVDITSLLLYHNGKAVGFGQVRKPEYPFLSYEDSACEISRLCVHKAFQHQGISKIILAEISSIIRAKNPSFVTADCTTEIDYSQRALRNFNLKPVGLFRGLAPDFTGEGQSTTVLMLMNISKDFAASLTGAETVFLPPSHEPLAKMIYESFGLKRVIDTDGGHGGDRSGIKADVDKHLYYAEKMRASAGFNYGFVVIDLSGSDAPDSIGIASEAGCMVEGLIPLVKNGNGSRSDKLIMRKIPDAIDTVKIRIAPVYAAFREMIFGRGR; encoded by the coding sequence ATGAATATAAAAAAAGCGATCATGGGGGACGCGGATGATATCCGCGCACTTTTCTGCAACGTGTACAAGGCGGGTCATCCTTATCTGTTCAAGGACACGATCCAGCGGGATATCGAGAATGTGGATATCACCTCACTCCTCCTCTACCACAACGGAAAAGCCGTCGGTTTCGGCCAGGTAAGAAAACCGGAATATCCTTTCCTGTCGTATGAGGACAGCGCCTGCGAGATCTCCCGGCTTTGTGTGCACAAAGCGTTCCAGCATCAGGGAATATCCAAGATCATCCTTGCTGAGATCAGCAGTATCATCAGGGCGAAAAATCCGTCGTTTGTCACCGCCGATTGCACCACCGAAATCGATTATTCACAGCGCGCCTTGCGGAATTTCAATTTGAAACCGGTCGGTCTCTTCCGGGGACTCGCCCCCGATTTCACCGGAGAGGGCCAGAGCACAACGGTCCTCATGCTTATGAATATCAGCAAGGACTTCGCCGCGTCTCTGACCGGGGCGGAAACGGTCTTTCTCCCACCCTCACATGAACCGCTTGCAAAGATGATTTATGAATCGTTCGGACTCAAACGAGTCATTGACACGGACGGCGGGCACGGCGGGGATCGTTCCGGTATAAAGGCCGATGTCGATAAACACCTCTACTATGCTGAAAAAATGCGGGCCTCCGCCGGTTTCAACTACGGTTTTGTCGTCATCGATCTTTCCGGCTCCGATGCCCCTGATTCGATCGGTATCGCCTCTGAAGCCGGGTGTATGGTCGAAGGACTCATCCCCCTTGTCAAAAACGGCAATGGAAGCAGAAGCGACAAACTGATCATGAGAAAAATCCCGGACGCGATCGATACCGTGAAGATAAGGATTGCACCGGTTTACGCCGCTTTCAGGGAGATGATATTCGGTCGCGGCAGGTAA
- a CDS encoding PT domain-containing protein, translated as MKKVTSFVSLIALVLAVLACDIAEENKGSIELEMSLEDQSEVQAEETAIVDSYFVKGTGENGETFSIRTAAGIVVIPDLASGTWHIVVTAVDVDGNIVGDGQGSAAVTPGVKTSLVIIIIFVRPTAVPTSPPTAEPTAQPTAAPVPTPQIVKDTGTVRLIYSTDSGYEEIIGESGVTYRPINLPDDFKIDGLRVAFTGYIRYIFAEDGILMIKTPLLEIISIRKIEPVPCYRLSVADVCLRDILPTYTGTDICIHIVPEPDLDCYPYGTPVRIKAPDLRNLIPSTPIGPVIYFSHWEDQNGAIISTSNPLELVMRKDMKIAAKYKLAW; from the coding sequence ATGAAAAAAGTAACATCATTTGTTTCCCTCATCGCTTTAGTATTGGCAGTACTCGCCTGCGACATTGCGGAAGAAAACAAGGGAAGTATCGAACTCGAGATGAGTCTCGAAGATCAGTCGGAAGTACAGGCTGAAGAGACAGCGATTGTCGACTCATATTTCGTCAAGGGAACCGGCGAAAACGGAGAAACCTTTTCTATACGGACAGCAGCCGGAATAGTCGTCATCCCCGACCTCGCTTCAGGCACATGGCACATTGTTGTCACAGCCGTGGACGTCGACGGAAACATTGTGGGAGATGGACAGGGGAGTGCCGCCGTCACGCCGGGGGTCAAAACATCGCTTGTCATTATCATCATTTTCGTACGCCCGACAGCCGTTCCGACATCCCCCCCGACGGCCGAACCCACGGCGCAGCCGACCGCCGCGCCCGTCCCCACGCCACAAATCGTAAAAGACACCGGGACGGTCAGGCTGATCTATTCCACCGACTCAGGGTATGAGGAAATCATCGGCGAAAGCGGAGTGACCTACCGGCCGATCAACCTTCCGGATGATTTCAAGATCGACGGTCTTCGTGTCGCATTCACCGGTTATATCAGGTACATATTTGCAGAAGACGGGATATTGATGATAAAAACGCCATTGCTCGAAATTATCAGCATACGTAAAATCGAACCGGTGCCGTGTTACCGGCTTTCCGTCGCGGACGTCTGTTTACGCGATATACTGCCCACCTACACGGGTACGGATATCTGCATTCATATTGTCCCGGAGCCTGATCTGGATTGTTATCCGTACGGAACCCCGGTCAGGATAAAGGCGCCCGACCTTAGAAATCTTATTCCGTCCACACCTATCGGTCCGGTTATCTATTTCTCGCATTGGGAGGATCAGAACGGTGCGATTATTTCAACGAGTAACCCGCTTGAACTGGTTATGAGAAAAGACATGAAAATTGCCGCGAAATACAAGCTCGCGTGGTGA
- a CDS encoding P13 family porin: MKKCIVTVLFLLTFTVSIQAQNADFLETLQIDALTMNEKLLLYSTLKMDCVFPTLMNGIIGFGSGSFAQADYLSGTIGFLGDTIGFGFLLFIYAADSFRMIYLDTDTINLLAGTGIVCVILSKAYQLLIPSLYAEIQNKKIARKIFGH; encoded by the coding sequence ATGAAAAAGTGTATAGTAACCGTTTTGTTTCTACTAACTTTTACAGTTTCAATACAAGCACAAAATGCCGATTTTCTCGAAACCTTACAAATTGATGCTTTGACGATGAATGAGAAGCTGTTATTGTATTCGACGCTGAAAATGGACTGTGTTTTTCCGACATTGATGAACGGCATTATCGGTTTCGGGTCCGGGTCTTTTGCGCAAGCAGACTATTTATCGGGCACCATCGGTTTTTTAGGCGACACTATCGGTTTCGGCTTTTTGTTATTCATATATGCAGCCGATTCTTTCCGCATGATATATCTCGATACAGATACAATCAATTTACTGGCGGGTACCGGTATCGTTTGCGTTATACTCTCAAAGGCTTATCAACTGTTAATTCCTTCATTATATGCCGAAATACAAAACAAAAAAATTGCGCGGAAAATATTCGGACATTAG
- a CDS encoding histidine phosphatase family protein, translated as MITTLTVIRHGETEWNRKGKQQGHDDSPLSETGIEQALAIAAWLKPVYDVLIASDLGRAVQTAKIIGEAAGLAVTAEKGLRERHLGIMQGLTMEEFREKHAEAYASFRSHDTSYVIPGGESVRQRHERITACFRSIASSHEGKNILVVTHGGSLDSLIRFVLSIPLTSNRQFSLVNGSINRFSVTDGTWRLESWGETGHLAGIAALDDF; from the coding sequence ATGATAACCACACTGACCGTTATCCGTCACGGGGAGACGGAATGGAACAGAAAAGGCAAACAGCAGGGGCATGACGACAGCCCGCTTTCGGAAACCGGGATCGAACAAGCCCTCGCGATCGCGGCCTGGCTGAAACCGGTCTATGATGTGCTTATAGCGAGTGATCTCGGACGGGCCGTACAAACCGCTAAAATTATCGGAGAAGCCGCAGGGCTTGCCGTTACCGCCGAAAAGGGCCTTCGGGAGCGCCACCTCGGCATCATGCAGGGGCTGACCATGGAGGAGTTCAGGGAAAAACACGCGGAAGCGTATGCGTCGTTCAGATCCCACGATACCTCGTATGTCATTCCTGGGGGCGAAAGCGTCAGGCAGCGGCACGAGCGGATCACCGCGTGCTTTCGATCGATCGCCTCATCGCACGAAGGGAAAAATATCCTGGTCGTCACCCACGGCGGGTCGCTCGACAGTCTCATACGGTTCGTTCTCTCGATCCCGCTTACCTCGAACCGGCAGTTTTCCCTTGTCAATGGGAGCATCAACCGTTTTTCGGTAACGGACGGGACATGGCGGCTCGAAAGCTGGGGAGAAACCGGGCACCTTGCAGGTATTGCCGCACTGGATGATTTTTAG
- a CDS encoding SPFH domain-containing protein, with the protein MDVKNIDIKTKAKQFLAAAKKPLLIAGIAIVVFIITFHSCFVYIKPNEYGIKQVNVGVKTGILDTVYTTGFHFIMPFGLHIMHTFPRNIQVFELTNYATSASEHALMEKAAHIQTSDGFFVDVDVSILYRITEPYKTIKTIGPGRLYEINGIIPKVEPKLKEALGELTTEEFFNSPLRVEKAEKAKELLNGELNPKGITVENVLIRYFKYSDEIQRNIEEKKLKDQLVFTNQSKAKAAAEDAILSKVTQEGEADIKVKLEEGNAYVVKQKAEMDLYVRTKHADADLLVKLAEARKTELINQAYQRRGSDKLVGIEMAKVYAGLEVIMLTSSGRYGINPLDLEATLRMFGIRE; encoded by the coding sequence ATGGATGTAAAAAATATCGATATAAAAACAAAGGCAAAACAATTTTTGGCGGCCGCGAAAAAACCTTTGCTGATCGCGGGGATCGCAATCGTCGTCTTCATTATCACCTTCCATTCCTGTTTCGTGTATATAAAGCCGAACGAATACGGTATCAAACAGGTGAATGTCGGCGTCAAGACGGGTATTCTCGATACCGTATACACGACCGGCTTTCATTTCATCATGCCGTTCGGGCTTCATATCATGCATACCTTCCCCCGCAATATCCAGGTCTTCGAACTGACCAACTATGCGACATCGGCATCCGAGCACGCGCTTATGGAAAAAGCGGCGCATATCCAGACCTCGGACGGGTTTTTCGTGGACGTGGACGTGAGTATTCTCTACCGTATTACCGAACCATATAAAACCATCAAGACCATCGGTCCGGGCAGACTTTATGAGATCAACGGAATCATTCCAAAGGTCGAGCCCAAACTCAAGGAGGCACTCGGCGAGCTTACGACGGAAGAGTTTTTCAACAGCCCGCTCAGGGTCGAAAAGGCGGAAAAGGCAAAGGAGCTTCTCAACGGGGAACTGAATCCCAAGGGAATCACGGTCGAGAATGTTCTCATCCGGTATTTCAAGTATTCGGACGAGATCCAAAGGAATATCGAGGAGAAAAAACTGAAGGACCAGCTTGTTTTCACCAACCAGTCAAAGGCCAAGGCGGCCGCGGAAGATGCGATTCTCTCCAAGGTCACCCAGGAAGGGGAGGCCGACATCAAGGTGAAACTCGAAGAGGGGAACGCCTATGTGGTCAAACAAAAGGCGGAAATGGATCTCTATGTCCGGACAAAACATGCCGATGCCGATCTTCTCGTCAAACTTGCCGAGGCGAGAAAAACCGAGTTGATCAATCAGGCATATCAGCGCCGGGGTTCGGACAAACTCGTGGGTATCGAGATGGCAAAGGTATATGCCGGCCTCGAGGTCATCATGCTTACATCGAGCGGGAGGTACGGTATTAATCCCCTCGATCTCGAGGCGACCCTCAGAATGTTCGGGATCAGGGAATGA
- a CDS encoding CbbQ/NirQ/NorQ/GpvN family protein, translating into MQKEPRPGRETDYRVRNKPFYLPIGDEVEVFERAWAEQIPLLLKGPTGCGKTRFVEFMAYSLGQKLVRVGKENGAAGGGRGNPPGGVGSLYTVACHEDLTARDLTGRYIMKGGEAVWIDGPAAMAVKQGAILYLDEIVEARKDVTIIIHPLTDHRRTLPLEALGIQLSAPPSFMVVISYNPGYQSIRKNLKQSTKQRFIAIDFSYPPPEKEVVIVRTEGNVPEDIAEKLVLLGNDIRNIATLDLEEGVSTRGLIHAAKLIKRGIAPGRACSLAIAQTITDEKDEIAAIEIIIDKIFR; encoded by the coding sequence ATGCAAAAGGAACCGCGGCCGGGCCGTGAAACGGATTACCGCGTACGCAATAAACCCTTCTACCTCCCCATCGGGGACGAAGTGGAGGTCTTCGAGCGGGCGTGGGCGGAACAGATCCCCCTCCTCCTCAAGGGGCCGACCGGGTGCGGGAAGACGCGCTTCGTCGAGTTCATGGCTTATTCGCTCGGGCAGAAACTCGTCCGCGTGGGAAAGGAAAACGGGGCGGCCGGCGGCGGACGCGGCAATCCGCCCGGCGGGGTCGGGAGCCTTTACACGGTCGCCTGCCACGAGGACCTCACGGCGCGGGACCTCACGGGCCGGTATATCATGAAGGGCGGAGAGGCGGTCTGGATCGACGGGCCCGCGGCCATGGCGGTGAAACAAGGCGCGATTTTATACCTCGACGAGATCGTCGAAGCGCGGAAGGATGTCACGATCATCATCCATCCCTTAACCGATCACCGGCGTACCCTTCCCCTGGAGGCCCTCGGAATCCAGCTTTCGGCGCCGCCGTCGTTCATGGTGGTGATTTCCTACAATCCCGGCTACCAGAGCATCCGTAAAAACCTCAAGCAGTCCACCAAACAGCGGTTTATCGCGATCGATTTCTCATACCCGCCACCGGAAAAGGAGGTGGTGATCGTCCGTACGGAAGGAAATGTGCCGGAGGACATCGCGGAAAAACTCGTTCTTCTGGGCAACGACATCAGAAATATTGCAACACTCGATCTCGAGGAAGGGGTGAGTACACGGGGGCTCATCCACGCGGCAAAACTCATCAAACGGGGAATCGCACCGGGGCGGGCCTGTTCGCTCGCGATCGCGCAGACCATCACGGACGAAAAGGACGAGATCGCCGCGATCGAGATCATCATCGACAAGATATTCAGATAG
- a CDS encoding transglutaminase domain-containing protein, producing MADKIRIFILLILIIPFFCFSAVNYIERTMYGEWIFRYEIDSKTVPPEYENGSNTQKIISVKGTVYLMENTVCLDMLPSSCGYPLSEGDYTDELRDYCVPFFYGYGAAEYGRLKKTAEEIVGDAALLHEAVYKIIRYIRANVSYSSNAPTEPLKVLARGRTYCVGYANLAVILLRSAGIPARSRTCYMPPGKNWGSSHGGWHEYIEVFYPGAGWLSCDPQDSVFFVDPYHIVMERNASYRRQVGEEKRYTTLEYVTPEGFRKTRTYDLKKRLVEGEDGLYIFRGTVLLDEGERLSSIEVNDYPSCFKMGNTYYRDYSYDIIIDGNTFLFGFSKTLFPDDIGVSVNGCHMSIGTDTAEGNMITAEINLKKTTDDGLPNPHILTFEFRHPLTSVPVSYGNIFRSDGGGSGFFGRTDRNGTLSRYFKDENEKNAVFSSSIFMEKSWYLSSINPSGRLYFTFGNTGESPYVSRTFSSDADYYRDAFERDGCAVLGSVSFPGTPPGGMLYAFVSGRPGETAEPVLLPLSGKNRRKGDFYYFYNKEKGVTTIILAEEGRLVLYDGKHLVVLSSENGANHLRVEPSECNLILSAQSSRTDSEIMITTGGSGTSGETLVFPLESAGGTIFCFLSSGEYYIGLNDVIMRKIIMDGNVVRITLDEHGLPNYDVLREYYSGRHA from the coding sequence ATGGCCGATAAAATCCGTATTTTTATACTTTTAATTTTAATAATTCCTTTTTTTTGTTTTTCTGCGGTCAATTATATCGAACGGACGATGTACGGTGAATGGATATTCCGGTATGAAATCGACTCGAAGACTGTCCCTCCGGAATATGAAAACGGATCGAACACTCAGAAAATCATTTCGGTAAAAGGTACGGTTTATCTCATGGAAAACACCGTATGTCTCGACATGCTTCCCTCTTCATGCGGCTATCCCCTTTCCGAAGGGGATTATACCGATGAATTACGAGATTATTGTGTGCCTTTTTTTTACGGCTACGGGGCGGCTGAATACGGGCGGTTGAAAAAAACTGCCGAGGAGATTGTCGGGGATGCGGCGCTGCTTCATGAAGCCGTTTATAAAATAATCCGCTATATACGCGCAAATGTATCATACAGCAGCAATGCCCCCACAGAACCCCTCAAGGTTCTTGCGCGAGGAAGAACCTATTGCGTCGGGTACGCGAATCTTGCCGTGATCCTGCTCCGTTCCGCGGGAATTCCGGCCAGAAGCAGGACCTGTTATATGCCGCCCGGAAAAAACTGGGGTTCAAGTCACGGGGGGTGGCATGAATATATCGAAGTTTTTTACCCCGGCGCGGGGTGGCTGAGCTGCGATCCCCAGGATTCCGTGTTTTTTGTGGACCCCTATCACATCGTCATGGAGAGGAACGCATCGTACAGGCGACAGGTAGGTGAGGAGAAACGGTACACGACACTCGAGTACGTGACGCCCGAAGGGTTCAGGAAAACGAGGACGTATGATCTCAAGAAACGGCTCGTCGAGGGAGAAGACGGTCTGTATATCTTCCGGGGAACCGTTCTCCTCGATGAGGGTGAACGCCTTTCATCGATCGAGGTTAATGATTATCCTTCCTGCTTCAAGATGGGAAATACCTACTACCGTGATTACTCCTATGATATCATTATCGACGGCAATACCTTTCTGTTCGGTTTTTCGAAAACCCTTTTCCCCGATGACATTGGCGTATCCGTAAACGGCTGCCATATGTCCATAGGCACCGATACCGCAGAAGGAAACATGATTACCGCCGAAATCAATCTGAAAAAAACGACAGACGACGGCCTCCCGAATCCGCATATCCTCACGTTCGAATTTCGCCACCCATTGACCTCCGTCCCCGTTTCGTACGGGAATATTTTCCGGTCTGACGGCGGAGGAAGCGGTTTTTTCGGACGCACGGACAGGAACGGAACCCTCTCGAGATACTTCAAGGACGAGAATGAAAAAAATGCCGTTTTTTCTTCGTCGATATTTATGGAAAAAAGCTGGTATCTTTCATCGATAAATCCGTCGGGAAGACTTTATTTTACATTCGGCAACACCGGGGAATCCCCGTATGTGTCGCGGACGTTCTCATCGGATGCCGACTATTATCGTGACGCCTTTGAACGCGACGGATGCGCCGTCCTGGGAAGTGTCTCCTTTCCCGGAACTCCCCCCGGCGGGATGCTGTACGCGTTCGTCTCAGGCCGGCCCGGGGAGACGGCGGAACCGGTCCTTCTTCCCCTTTCCGGTAAAAACAGGCGAAAGGGTGATTTCTATTATTTTTACAACAAAGAAAAAGGGGTGACAACGATCATTCTGGCGGAAGAAGGAAGGCTCGTGTTATATGACGGGAAGCACCTCGTTGTCCTTTCTTCGGAGAACGGGGCGAACCATCTTCGCGTGGAACCATCCGAATGCAATCTGATTCTCTCTGCGCAGTCATCGAGAACCGATTCCGAGATTATGATAACCACGGGGGGAAGTGGAACATCCGGTGAAACGCTGGTATTTCCCCTTGAATCGGCCGGCGGGACGATCTTCTGTTTTCTTTCTTCGGGCGAATACTATATCGGGCTGAATGATGTCATCATGAGAAAAATCATTATGGACGGAAATGTTGTCCGGATCACCCTCGACGAACATGGTCTTCCCAACTACGATGTGCTGCGGGAATATTATTCCGGCAGGCACGCGTAA